Proteins co-encoded in one Methylobacterium sp. WL1 genomic window:
- a CDS encoding aspartate/glutamate racemase family protein, giving the protein MERKMISVSRKLGILGGLSRHSTLRHHNLVNREVLDLTRNRSAANLSTWSLDPDTIVHLLSQDGWPAIAHQVEEAVTYLLLEGVDGLMITSDTLHCVLEREAIHLGVPVLHRRDALVEEIRRMSLKKVGFIGTSVTMSQSYYGALIDGSHGVDVVLPSQKLWVNIDYSVCNRIYNGECTALELETYNQIIADFEAQNVDGIVVASPEIDLAFNKPNAVPVLHTARIHAAAAARWCVAGHDIVRPALPRHDEMRPAPVGSRDVAADDTSKIPVTLPYRDSLPYPHKVKGKGKGKRKAAASLLASVGGQQDPRT; this is encoded by the coding sequence GTGGAGCGCAAGATGATTTCCGTCTCTCGAAAGTTGGGTATCCTTGGTGGATTGAGCCGCCATTCGACGCTCAGACATCACAATCTCGTCAATCGTGAAGTTCTGGATCTGACTCGCAATCGCTCCGCCGCAAATCTTTCCACGTGGAGTCTCGATCCGGATACGATCGTTCATCTCCTCTCACAAGACGGCTGGCCCGCAATCGCGCATCAGGTCGAGGAGGCGGTCACCTATCTTCTTCTGGAGGGCGTCGATGGGTTGATGATCACCAGCGACACCCTTCACTGCGTTCTCGAACGGGAAGCGATTCATCTTGGCGTTCCTGTGCTGCACAGGCGGGACGCCTTGGTCGAGGAGATCCGGCGCATGTCCCTTAAGAAAGTCGGCTTCATCGGGACCTCGGTGACGATGAGCCAATCCTACTACGGGGCTCTGATCGACGGATCGCACGGCGTGGATGTGGTGCTCCCCAGCCAAAAACTGTGGGTCAACATAGACTATTCAGTCTGCAATCGGATCTACAACGGCGAGTGCACCGCGCTCGAACTCGAAACCTACAACCAGATCATCGCTGACTTCGAAGCGCAGAACGTCGATGGAATCGTCGTCGCCTCGCCGGAGATCGACCTGGCCTTCAACAAGCCGAACGCGGTGCCGGTCCTGCACACCGCCCGGATCCACGCCGCGGCGGCGGCCAGGTGGTGTGTCGCCGGACATGACATCGTGCGTCCGGCGCTGCCACGACACGACGAGATGCGGCCCGCTCCGGTGGGATCGCGCGACGTGGCCGCCGACGACACGTCAAAAATTCCCGTCACGCTGCCCTATCGCGACAGCTTGCCTTATCCGCACAAGGTCAAGGGCAAAGGCAAAGGCAAGCGAAAGGCTGCCGCATCGCTGCTCGCATCGGTCGGTGGACAGCAGGATCCGCGTACGTAG
- the moaB gene encoding molybdenum cofactor biosynthesis protein B — MADQSDSRCFIPLGIAVLTVSDTRRIADDRSGDTLSQRLTEAGHRLAARAIVPDEIPAIRAQVEAWLREPAVDVVITTGGTGFTGRDVTPEALEPLFEKRMDGFSAVFHRISYDKIGTSTLQSRATAGVAQATYLFVLPGSPGACRDAWDGILAQQLDYRHRPCNFVEIMPRLDEHLRRGASITA; from the coding sequence ATGGCCGATCAGTCCGACTCACGCTGCTTCATCCCGTTGGGGATCGCGGTGCTCACCGTCTCGGATACCCGCCGGATCGCCGACGACCGCTCGGGCGACACGCTGAGCCAGCGCCTCACGGAGGCCGGGCACCGGCTCGCCGCCCGGGCCATCGTACCGGACGAGATCCCGGCGATCCGCGCGCAGGTGGAGGCTTGGCTGCGCGAGCCGGCGGTCGACGTGGTGATCACCACCGGCGGCACCGGTTTCACCGGGCGCGACGTGACCCCGGAGGCCCTGGAGCCGCTGTTCGAGAAGCGGATGGACGGTTTTTCCGCGGTGTTCCACCGGATCTCGTACGACAAGATCGGCACCTCGACCCTGCAATCCCGGGCCACCGCCGGAGTCGCGCAGGCGACCTACCTGTTCGTGCTGCCGGGCTCGCCCGGGGCCTGCCGGGACGCCTGGGACGGCATCCTGGCGCAGCAGCTCGATTACCGGCACCGCCCCTGCAACTTCGTCGAGATCATGCCGCGGCTCGACGAGCACCTGCGGCGGGGCGCCAGCATCACGGCGTGA
- a CDS encoding amino acid permease — translation MDSSGLMGRKSVDDILESGEGEQQLSKSLGALSITAMGIGAIIGAGIFVLTGTAAAQYAGPGIMLSFVLGGIACAFVGLCYSEMAALIPVAGSSYTYTYATLGEFFAWLIGWDLILEYAMGAATVAVGWSGYVTSLLKDVGLVIPARFAHAPGTAIDGGGTALFNLPAVAIVALITILLMRGTKESARFNNIMVAVKLTVVVAFIALGWGHVDTAHWSPLIPPNAGTFGEYGYSGILRGAGVVFFAFIGFDAVSTAAQEARKPQKDMPIGILGSLIVCTILYVLVAAVLTGLVPYKELNVPDPIAKGVDVIGIGWFALLIKLGALTGLTTVILVLLYGQSRIFFTMANDGLLPKLFAHVHPTYQTPYRSQALIGAVVALVAALFPINILGEMVSIGTLAAFILVCGSVIYLRRTDRHMKRPFRAPAVPVVPILGILFCLLLMAGLPLDTWLRLVIWMGIGLVVYFFYGRRHSVLRRKEGNAVTP, via the coding sequence ATGGACTCCTCGGGCCTGATGGGGCGGAAGTCCGTCGACGACATCCTGGAGAGCGGCGAGGGCGAGCAGCAGCTCTCGAAATCGCTCGGGGCGCTGTCGATCACCGCGATGGGCATCGGCGCGATCATCGGCGCCGGCATCTTCGTGCTCACCGGCACGGCGGCGGCCCAATATGCCGGGCCGGGCATCATGCTGTCCTTCGTGCTCGGCGGCATCGCCTGCGCGTTCGTCGGCCTGTGCTACTCCGAGATGGCCGCGCTGATCCCGGTGGCGGGATCGAGCTACACCTACACCTACGCCACGCTCGGCGAGTTCTTCGCCTGGCTGATCGGCTGGGACCTGATCCTCGAATACGCCATGGGCGCGGCCACGGTGGCGGTGGGCTGGTCGGGCTACGTCACGAGCCTCCTGAAGGACGTCGGCCTCGTGATCCCGGCCCGGTTCGCGCACGCGCCTGGCACGGCGATCGACGGCGGCGGCACCGCCCTGTTCAACCTGCCGGCGGTGGCGATCGTGGCGCTGATCACGATCCTGCTGATGCGCGGCACCAAGGAATCGGCGCGGTTCAACAACATCATGGTGGCCGTGAAGCTCACCGTGGTGGTGGCCTTCATCGCGCTCGGCTGGGGCCATGTCGACACCGCCCACTGGAGCCCGCTGATCCCGCCCAACGCGGGTACCTTCGGGGAGTACGGCTACAGCGGCATCCTGCGCGGCGCGGGCGTGGTGTTCTTCGCCTTCATCGGCTTCGACGCGGTGTCCACGGCCGCCCAGGAGGCGCGCAAGCCGCAGAAGGACATGCCGATCGGCATCCTCGGCTCGCTGATCGTCTGCACGATCCTGTACGTGCTGGTGGCCGCGGTCCTCACCGGGCTGGTGCCCTACAAGGAGTTGAACGTCCCAGACCCGATCGCCAAGGGCGTCGACGTGATCGGCATCGGCTGGTTCGCCCTGCTGATCAAGCTCGGGGCGCTCACCGGCCTGACCACGGTGATCCTGGTGCTGCTCTACGGTCAGAGCCGGATCTTCTTCACCATGGCCAATGACGGGCTGCTGCCGAAGCTGTTCGCCCACGTCCACCCGACCTACCAGACCCCGTATCGCAGCCAGGCGCTGATCGGAGCCGTGGTCGCCCTCGTGGCGGCGCTGTTCCCGATCAACATCCTGGGCGAGATGGTCAGCATCGGGACGCTGGCCGCGTTCATCCTGGTCTGCGGCTCGGTGATCTACCTGCGGCGGACCGACCGGCACATGAAGCGGCCGTTCCGGGCCCCCGCCGTGCCGGTGGTGCCGATCCTCGGCATCCTGTTCTGTCTGCTGCTGATGGCCGGGCTGCCCCTGGACACCTGGCTGCGCCTGGTGATCTGGATGGGGATCGGGCTCGTGGTCTACTTCTTCTACGGCCGCAGGCACTCGGTCCTGCGCCGCAAGGAAGGCAACGCGGTCACGCCGTGA
- a CDS encoding PA0069 family radical SAM protein — translation MAKIPNGSTPVAPVRLGSSTLPPEARRGRGATANPTGRYETAMREVFRDPDWEPDEPATLRTQVTLERATRIIARNTSPDIPFDRSVNPYRGCEHGCIYCYARPTHAWLGLSPGLDFESRIFVKPDAAKLLAREIAAPGYQPETIALGTATDPYQPVEREHRITRAVLEVLQSARHPVGITTKSDLVLRDLDILAEMASDNLVLVAVSLPTLEPRLARLLDPRAPRPEKRLAAMRRLSEAGVPVMVNVSPIIPGLTDHEIEAILARARDHGASRIGHALLRLPGEVADLVSDWFSEHYPERRARAFALLAQARGGRENDPRFGHRFRGEGAYAEMIGRRVRLAGGRFGFAFGRMALNTAAFRKPGAQLALF, via the coding sequence ATGGCTAAGATTCCGAACGGCTCGACACCCGTCGCACCGGTGCGACTGGGATCGAGCACGCTGCCCCCGGAGGCCCGACGCGGCCGCGGTGCCACGGCGAACCCGACAGGCCGGTACGAGACGGCGATGCGCGAGGTCTTCCGGGACCCCGATTGGGAGCCCGATGAACCCGCCACCCTGCGCACGCAGGTGACCCTGGAGCGGGCCACGCGGATCATCGCCCGCAATACCTCGCCGGACATCCCGTTCGATCGCTCGGTGAACCCGTATCGCGGCTGCGAGCACGGCTGCATCTACTGTTACGCGCGCCCGACCCATGCCTGGCTCGGCCTTTCGCCCGGCCTCGATTTCGAATCCCGGATCTTCGTCAAGCCCGATGCCGCCAAGCTGCTCGCGCGCGAGATCGCCGCGCCCGGCTATCAGCCGGAGACGATCGCGCTGGGGACCGCCACCGATCCCTACCAGCCGGTGGAGCGGGAGCACCGGATCACCCGGGCGGTGCTGGAGGTGCTGCAGTCCGCGCGCCACCCTGTCGGAATCACCACGAAGTCCGACCTCGTTCTGCGCGACCTCGATATCCTGGCCGAGATGGCGTCGGACAACCTCGTGCTCGTGGCGGTGTCGCTGCCGACGCTGGAGCCGCGCCTTGCCCGCCTGCTCGACCCCAGAGCGCCGCGGCCGGAGAAGCGGCTGGCCGCGATGCGGCGCCTGTCCGAGGCCGGCGTGCCCGTCATGGTCAACGTCTCGCCGATCATCCCGGGCCTGACCGACCACGAGATCGAGGCGATCCTCGCCAGAGCCCGCGATCATGGCGCCAGCCGCATCGGCCATGCCCTGCTGCGCCTGCCCGGTGAGGTCGCCGACCTCGTCTCCGACTGGTTCTCCGAGCATTACCCCGAGCGCCGGGCCCGGGCCTTCGCGCTGCTGGCGCAGGCCCGGGGGGGCCGCGAGAACGATCCCCGCTTCGGCCACAGATTCCGCGGGGAGGGGGCCTATGCCGAGATGATCGGCCGGCGGGTCCGTCTCGCGGGCGGGCGGTTCGGCTTCGCGTTCGGGCGCATGGCGCTGAACACGGCGGCGTTCCGCAAGCCCGGGGCGCAACTTGCCCTGTTCTGA
- a CDS encoding methyl-accepting chemotaxis protein — protein sequence MSRGQPLTFAGFELTTLTIGKILCATLFSLSAMLIASEVSTLREAQVQADRSHRVVALTEASRTLLKDLLAIRMERGRTLQALKAADPIPAKDVALIATQRTTIAGGLERLATLARAVDAPSLVAKVAPLQRAYEATLKLRPQVDAALAVPAGQRPPGTLPAIAEASQALLDAFLATNDAVDAAIPRGDATLAHYLDLKRAAWASRAMIGGVVVRIEAAVAAGTSWTQGDIVAAAEERGRLAAAWADVVAAAADETSDVVRAAFRKAKADNFEGEAEARRKAATEALTQGRPTGLSIDALRIRHTAEVNTISDLASAALDALVDRAQALTDEARAALLRTALFLLAALLLTGVGTLVVVRRVLLPIRRMTDAMRALAAGDASVMVPARKHQDEIGAMAAAVQVFKDNLIRARQLEGEADEARRAAEDQRRADMSRMAETFEAAVSGIVTQVSSAATELQATASQMTASAQETASQSGAVAAAAEQSASNVSTVASAAEQLGSSVAEIGRHVQGSTVLAQRAVGESDQTATLVSELSAAAARVGDVVQLIASIAAQTNLLALNATIEAARAGATGRGFAVVAAEVKELAGQTAKATEEIASQIGRIQGVTGEAVRAIETITGRIREIDTVATTIAAAVEQQGAATREIVRNVTQATAGTQEVTGNIAGVAQAAEQTGAAAEQVLASATGLSRQSEQLAAEVDRFLANVRAA from the coding sequence ATGTCTCGTGGGCAACCCTTAACATTTGCCGGGTTCGAACTCACAACCCTCACGATCGGCAAGATCCTGTGCGCGACCTTGTTCTCATTGAGCGCCATGCTGATCGCCTCGGAGGTGTCCACCCTTCGCGAAGCCCAGGTGCAGGCGGATCGGAGCCACCGTGTGGTGGCTTTGACCGAGGCGAGCCGGACGCTTCTCAAGGATCTCCTGGCCATCCGCATGGAGCGGGGCCGCACGCTCCAGGCCCTGAAGGCCGCCGACCCCATTCCCGCGAAGGACGTGGCGCTGATCGCCACACAGCGCACCACCATCGCGGGCGGTCTCGAGCGGCTCGCGACGCTCGCCCGGGCGGTGGATGCGCCCTCGCTGGTGGCGAAGGTCGCGCCGCTGCAGCGGGCCTACGAGGCCACGCTCAAGCTGCGCCCGCAGGTCGATGCCGCCCTAGCGGTCCCGGCGGGGCAGCGACCCCCCGGCACGCTGCCCGCCATCGCGGAGGCCTCCCAGGCGCTGCTCGACGCGTTCCTGGCCACAAACGACGCGGTCGACGCTGCCATCCCCCGCGGCGACGCCACCCTCGCGCATTACCTCGACCTCAAGCGCGCGGCCTGGGCCTCGCGGGCCATGATCGGCGGCGTGGTCGTCCGGATCGAAGCTGCCGTCGCCGCCGGAACCTCGTGGACTCAGGGTGACATCGTCGCCGCGGCCGAGGAGCGCGGGCGGCTGGCTGCCGCCTGGGCCGACGTCGTGGCGGCCGCCGCCGACGAGACCTCGGATGTGGTCCGGGCCGCCTTCCGCAAGGCCAAGGCCGACAATTTCGAGGGTGAGGCCGAGGCGCGCCGCAAGGCCGCCACGGAGGCCCTCACACAGGGGCGGCCGACCGGGCTCTCCATCGACGCGCTGCGCATCCGCCACACCGCCGAGGTCAACACGATTTCCGACCTGGCGAGCGCGGCCCTCGACGCGCTGGTGGACCGAGCCCAGGCGTTGACCGACGAGGCGCGCGCCGCCCTGCTGCGGACCGCGCTGTTCCTGCTCGCCGCTCTCCTGCTGACCGGCGTCGGCACGCTGGTCGTGGTCCGACGCGTGCTGCTGCCGATCCGCAGGATGACCGATGCCATGCGGGCGCTGGCCGCGGGCGATGCATCCGTCATGGTCCCGGCTCGGAAGCACCAAGACGAGATCGGCGCCATGGCCGCCGCCGTGCAGGTGTTCAAGGACAACCTCATCCGGGCCCGCCAGCTCGAGGGCGAGGCGGACGAGGCTCGCCGCGCCGCCGAAGACCAGCGCCGCGCGGACATGTCCCGCATGGCCGAGACCTTCGAGGCGGCTGTCTCCGGCATCGTCACCCAGGTCTCGTCCGCCGCGACCGAACTGCAAGCCACGGCCTCCCAGATGACTGCGAGCGCGCAGGAGACCGCGAGCCAGTCCGGCGCGGTGGCGGCGGCGGCGGAGCAATCGGCCTCCAACGTCAGCACCGTGGCGAGTGCCGCCGAGCAACTCGGCAGCAGCGTCGCGGAGATCGGCCGCCATGTGCAGGGCTCGACCGTCCTGGCCCAGCGGGCGGTCGGCGAATCGGACCAGACCGCCACCCTCGTGTCCGAGCTGAGCGCCGCCGCCGCCCGGGTCGGCGACGTCGTGCAGCTGATCGCCTCGATTGCCGCGCAGACCAACCTGCTGGCGCTCAACGCCACGATCGAGGCGGCCCGTGCCGGTGCAACCGGACGCGGCTTCGCCGTCGTGGCGGCCGAGGTGAAGGAACTCGCCGGCCAGACCGCCAAGGCGACCGAGGAGATCGCCAGCCAGATCGGCCGGATCCAGGGCGTCACCGGCGAGGCGGTCAGGGCGATCGAGACGATCACCGGTCGGATCCGGGAGATTGACACGGTCGCGACGACGATCGCGGCGGCGGTGGAGCAGCAGGGCGCGGCGACCCGGGAGATCGTCCGCAACGTCACCCAGGCGACCGCGGGCACGCAGGAGGTCACGGGCAACATCGCCGGGGTGGCGCAGGCCGCCGAGCAGACCGGCGCCGCGGCCGAGCAGGTCCTGGCCTCCGCCACCGGGTTGTCGCGCCAGTCCGAGCAACTCGCGGCCGAGGTGGATCGCTTCCTGGCCAACGTCCGGGCCGCCTGA
- a CDS encoding membrane-bound PQQ-dependent dehydrogenase, glucose/quinate/shikimate family: MRLPKNLSDWVLVMLGLIIVLIGLFLAGGGAYLVWLGGSWYFAAMGAAMLVSGVLVARRRRAGALLYGGAFILTGIWAVWEVGFAFWPLVSRLFALAVLACVVALFAPLLDRSGSGVWRRASLGLATALALALVAATLRAFQPVPIITATEIPDVHPATQAGPQVDWTAWGNTNGGTRFAGLTQIDATNVAKLRPAWTVRTGDIAVSNGFGAEDQTTPLQIGDTVYVCTPNDIVVALDADTGTQRWRYDPKASAPQWQRCRGLGYHDAGAGEGGKVCPRRLLLATIDARLIALDAATGQPCADFGTDGTVDLKADMGEVKSGFYTQTAAPLIAGDLVVVGGRVADNIETGEPGGVVRAYAVGTGDLRWAWDPGNPVTTRLPPPGETYTRGTPNVWTSMAYDSALGLIYAPTGNATPDFFGGHRTAQDDATNSSIFALDAATGRPRWHVQLVHKDLWDFDVPAQPALYDLPDGKGGTVPGLIAATKHGQIFLLNRETGAPIAPITERPVPQGSVPGERYAPTQPHSDMPSIGAETLTEADMWGATPFDQLLCRIQFKAMRHEGTFTPPGFDTALQMPGSLGGMNWGSTAIDMTRDYLIVNDMRLGLWNRLIPREQVETGKAAGTEMGLSSMRGTPYVSLRNRFVSALNIPCQKPPFGTLTAIDLKARRIAWQVPLGTVEDTGPLGIKMHLPIPIGLPSLGGSLVTGSGLIFFAGTQDYYLRAFEAGTGREVWKGRLPVGSQGAPMTYRSPKTGRQYVVITAGGARQSPDRGDYVVAYALPAEAGSK, from the coding sequence ATGCGTCTACCAAAAAACCTGTCCGATTGGGTGCTGGTCATGCTTGGACTGATCATAGTCTTGATCGGTCTGTTTTTGGCTGGCGGTGGTGCATACTTGGTATGGCTCGGCGGCAGCTGGTATTTCGCGGCCATGGGCGCCGCGATGCTCGTCTCCGGCGTTTTGGTTGCTCGACGTCGGCGTGCCGGGGCGCTGCTTTACGGCGGGGCGTTCATCCTGACCGGGATCTGGGCGGTCTGGGAGGTCGGGTTCGCGTTCTGGCCGCTGGTCTCGCGCCTGTTCGCCCTCGCCGTCCTCGCCTGCGTCGTCGCCCTGTTCGCACCGCTGCTCGATCGATCCGGCAGCGGCGTGTGGCGCCGGGCATCCCTGGGCCTCGCCACCGCGCTGGCGCTGGCCCTGGTGGCAGCCACGCTACGCGCCTTTCAGCCGGTGCCGATCATTACCGCGACCGAGATCCCGGACGTGCACCCGGCCACGCAGGCGGGGCCGCAGGTCGACTGGACGGCCTGGGGCAACACAAACGGCGGCACCCGCTTCGCCGGGCTGACGCAGATCGACGCCACCAACGTCGCCAAGCTGCGGCCGGCCTGGACCGTCCGCACCGGCGACATCGCCGTCAGCAACGGCTTCGGGGCGGAGGACCAGACCACGCCGCTCCAGATCGGCGACACCGTCTACGTCTGCACGCCGAACGACATCGTCGTCGCCCTCGACGCCGACACCGGCACGCAGCGCTGGCGCTACGACCCGAAGGCGAGTGCGCCGCAATGGCAGCGGTGCCGCGGGCTCGGCTATCACGACGCCGGCGCAGGCGAGGGTGGGAAGGTCTGCCCCCGCCGCCTGCTGCTCGCCACGATCGATGCGCGCCTGATCGCGCTGGACGCCGCCACCGGCCAGCCCTGTGCCGATTTCGGCACGGACGGCACGGTCGATCTCAAGGCCGACATGGGCGAGGTCAAATCCGGCTTCTACACGCAGACCGCCGCACCGCTGATCGCCGGCGACCTCGTGGTGGTCGGCGGCCGGGTCGCCGACAACATCGAGACCGGGGAGCCCGGCGGCGTGGTCCGCGCCTACGCTGTCGGCACCGGCGACCTGCGCTGGGCCTGGGATCCGGGCAACCCGGTGACCACGCGCCTCCCGCCTCCCGGTGAGACCTATACGCGGGGTACGCCGAACGTCTGGACCAGCATGGCCTACGACTCGGCCCTGGGCCTGATCTACGCGCCCACCGGCAACGCGACGCCCGACTTCTTCGGCGGCCACCGGACAGCCCAGGACGATGCCACCAACTCGTCGATCTTCGCCCTCGACGCGGCGACCGGGCGGCCGCGCTGGCACGTCCAGCTCGTGCACAAGGATCTGTGGGACTTCGACGTCCCGGCCCAGCCGGCCCTCTACGACCTGCCGGACGGGAAGGGTGGCACCGTGCCGGGGCTGATCGCGGCGACCAAGCACGGCCAGATCTTCCTGCTGAACCGCGAGACGGGCGCCCCGATCGCGCCGATCACCGAGCGGCCGGTCCCGCAGGGCAGCGTGCCCGGCGAGCGCTATGCGCCGACGCAGCCCCACTCGGACATGCCGTCGATCGGCGCCGAGACCCTGACGGAAGCCGACATGTGGGGGGCGACGCCCTTCGACCAGCTCCTGTGCCGGATCCAGTTCAAGGCCATGCGCCACGAGGGGACCTTCACCCCGCCGGGCTTCGACACCGCCCTCCAGATGCCGGGATCGCTCGGCGGCATGAACTGGGGCAGCACCGCCATCGACATGACGCGGGACTACCTGATCGTGAACGACATGCGGCTGGGCCTGTGGAACCGGCTGATCCCCAGGGAGCAGGTCGAGACCGGCAAGGCCGCCGGCACCGAGATGGGCCTGTCGTCCATGCGCGGCACGCCCTACGTCTCCCTCCGGAACCGCTTCGTGTCGGCGCTGAACATCCCGTGCCAGAAGCCGCCGTTCGGCACGCTGACGGCCATCGACCTGAAGGCCCGCCGCATCGCCTGGCAGGTCCCGCTCGGCACGGTGGAGGATACCGGGCCGCTGGGGATCAAGATGCACCTGCCGATCCCGATCGGCCTGCCCTCGCTCGGCGGTTCGCTGGTGACCGGCTCGGGCCTGATCTTCTTCGCCGGGACGCAGGATTATTACCTGCGGGCGTTCGAGGCCGGGACCGGCCGCGAGGTCTGGAAGGGCCGCCTGCCGGTGGGCAGCCAGGGCGCGCCGATGACCTACCGGTCCCCGAAGACGGGCCGCCAATACGTCGTGATCACGGCCGGCGGTGCCCGCCAATCGCCTGACCGCGGCGATTACGTGGTCGCCTACGCGCTGCCGGCCGAAGCCGGATCGAAGTGA
- a CDS encoding ribonuclease HII, which produces MPVQKQPSAKRTQPALTPPFDPARAADYPAVIGCDEVGRGALCGPVVVAAVWFDPAAIPPALLAALDDSKRVPEPVRAHLAPLIRTHARVAVAAGSRALIDRINIRAATLDAMARAVARLGVAAPVLVDGRDALPGLPGRAVIGGDGLVPQIAAASIVAKVFRDDLMRRLAERHPGYGWERNVGYGTALHRAGLTALGRSPHHRLSFTRGFG; this is translated from the coding sequence ATGCCCGTTCAGAAACAGCCGTCCGCGAAACGAACACAACCCGCCCTCACCCCACCGTTCGATCCGGCCCGGGCCGCGGATTACCCCGCGGTGATCGGCTGTGACGAGGTCGGGCGCGGCGCGCTGTGCGGCCCCGTGGTGGTGGCGGCGGTCTGGTTCGACCCCGCGGCGATCCCACCGGCCCTGCTGGCAGCCCTCGACGACAGCAAGCGCGTGCCCGAACCAGTCCGCGCGCATCTGGCGCCGCTGATCCGGACCCATGCCCGGGTCGCCGTGGCGGCGGGCTCCCGGGCCCTGATCGACCGCATCAACATCCGCGCCGCAACCCTCGACGCCATGGCGCGGGCGGTGGCGCGCCTCGGGGTCGCGGCGCCGGTCCTGGTCGATGGCCGGGACGCCCTGCCGGGCCTGCCGGGCCGGGCCGTCATCGGCGGCGACGGCCTCGTGCCGCAGATCGCTGCCGCCTCGATCGTCGCCAAGGTCTTCCGAGACGACCTGATGCGCCGGCTGGCCGAGCGCCACCCGGGCTACGGCTGGGAGCGCAACGTCGGCTACGGCACGGCCCTGCACCGGGCCGGCCTGACGGCGTTGGGCCGAAGCCCGCACCACCGCCTCAGCTTCACCCGCGGGTTCGGCTAG